TGACCTGGCCGACGTGGAGCCGTCGCAGGGTGTCAACCTGGCCATCACGGCCTCAGGCAACACTGGCTGGTCGGCTACAGCATCGCATGACGCGCTGGATGCGGCGTCGATCTGTGCTGTGTTCGTCGGCGATGCGGCGGCGGTTGCGCCCGCAGTCACTGCTGGTATCGTGACCTGCGTCGAGAATTAATCGCAGCAGGTTAGCCGTAGGAGGGGCGGTGGCGGTCAGCCGCCGCCCCTTTTCACTGAAAGGAAGCGTGGGGTGCGACGATGCACCAGAGACACGGTTTCACACTGATCGAGTTGTTGATCGTGATCGTCATCCTTGGGCTGCTGGCGGCCATCGCGACCTCGTTCTTCTGGGACGCGAAGGACCGTGCGCTTCTCAAGTCCATGGAGAGCGACTTGCGCAACCTGGCCGCGCAGCAGGAACTCTACTTTCCTGGCGCTCTGAGCTACGCGGCGAATGTCGTCGACCTGACCGATTTTCAACAAAGCCCGGGTGTGGTGATCACGATCAATTCCGCGAACTCTCTCGGCTGGGCAGCGCAGGCGACACATCCCTCGTATGCCGGCCACACGTGCGGCATCATCATCGGTAACGCACCTGCCGCCGACGGTGCCCCCGCGACCGTCCCAGGCGTCATCACCTGCGACTGAGCGCAGTCCCGCCAAGGTTTGCGCTCAGTCCCTCCCCGTCCTAGCTTCACCGCCGCACCAGCCGCACCTTCCCCAGACCGTTACAGATGAAGCACATCCCAACGCTCAGGCGAGAGCTGATCAGTGCGTTCGCGCTCGTGTTTGCGAGTGCGCTGGGGATGGCATTGGTCGGGCTGATATTCCTGCTGCCGCGCTTCCAGACGCCGCGGCACGCGCTCCTCTTCATCATCATCCTCCTCGCCGCGGACCTCGTGATCTTCACGCTTTTTGGTCGCTGGGTGCTGCACCGGGCCGTGTTCGGCCCGATCGAGACGGTGATCGACGACGTCGAGGCGATCGCGGGGGGCGATCACGACCGGCGGCTGCCGCGCGGCCGGACGCAGGAGCTGGCGCGCCTCAGCTCGGCGGTGAACCGGATGACGGAGCGCCTGGTCGCCGATCAGAACGAGCTGGCCGCCAACATCCGCTCTCTCGATGAGACGAACAGGATGCTGACGGAGGCGCGCGACGCGATGGTGCACCAGGAGAAGATGGCATCGGTCGGTCGCCTGGGCGCCGGCATCGCGCACGAGGTCGGCAATCCTCTGGGTGCGATCATCGGCTATCTCGGCCTCGTCCATCGCCGGGTCGACGACCAGGGCAAGGAGCTGGTCGCCGCGGCGGAGCGCGAGGCGCGCCGCATCGACCGGATCGTGCGCAGCCTGCTCGACTTCGCGCGGCCGAGCGAGACGGAGATGACCGAGTTCGGCGCCAACGACGTCGTCCGGGAGACGCTGGAACTGGTGTCGACACAAGGACGCTTCGAGAACGTGCAGCTCGAGGTGGACCTGGCTGCGGCATTGCCTGCAGTGTCCGGCAACCCCCATCATCTGCAGCAGGTGCTGGTGAACCTGCTCGTCAACTCGATCGACGCGCTGGAGTCGACGCCGGATCCGGTGATCGTGATCCGCACCGAAATTCGTGACGCGCGCGTGACGCAGCGAGTGCCGGCGCGGCGCAAGGACGATCCGCCGGGGATCGACTACTCGCATCGACGTCGCCTGTTTGCGACGCGGGCGCCGCGGGAGGACCCGTACTCGGCCACGGGCCGGCTGGTCCAGATCACGGTGAGCGATAACGGCCCCGGCATTGCGCAGGACGTCCGCGACCAGATCTTTGAGCCGTTCGTCACGACGAAGGAGCCGGGCAAGGGCACTGGCCTCGGGCTGGCGGTGTCCGCGCGGCTGATCGAGACGATGGGTGGAGTGCTCCGAACGGAGGAAGCCGACGCGGGGGGCGCACAGTTCGTCGTGCTGCTGCCTGCATTGACCCCTGAGCCAGCAAGGGTATGAACGTCCTGATCATCGACGACGAGCCAGGGCTGCGTCACACGGTCTCGCTCATCCTGGGCGAGGAGGGATACGAGGTCGCCACGGCGAGTGATGGTGAGGAGGGCTTCGCCAAGGCCATCGAGAACAAGCCCGACATCATCCTGTGCGACGTACGCATGCCGCGGCTGAACGGTCTCGAGTTCCTGGACCGGTACAAGGCGCAGGATGGCCAGGCCATGGTCATCGTCATGACCGCCTATGGCGGGATGGATCTCGCGATCCAGGCGATGAAGAAGGGCGCCTACGACTACCTGCCGAAGCCGTTCAGTCCCGACCAGATCGTACTCGCGCTGAAGAAGGCGGAAGAGCGGGAGTCGCTGCGTCAGGAGGTGTCGCGCCTGCGCGAGGAGGTCGCGATCGAGCGACGCTATCGCGAGATCATCGCGAAGTCGCCGGCGATGACGCAGGCGATCGAGGTCGCGTCCAAGGTGGCGCGCCATCCGTCGCCCGTGATGATCACCGGCGAGAGCGGAACCGGTAAGGAACTGATCGCGCGGCTGATCCACACCGAGAGCGATCGCGCCAGTGCCGCCTTCGTGCCGGTGAACTGCGGTGCGATCCCGGAGAACCTGCTCGAGTCCGAGCTGTTCGGCTACGTGCGTGGTGCCTTCACAGGCGCGGAGCGTGACAAGCAGGGCCTGTTCGAGGTCGCTTCCGGCGGCACTCTCTTCCTGGACGAGATCGGCGAGATGCCGGCGACGCTGCAGGTCAAGCTCCTGCGCGTCCTGCAGGAAGGCGAGGTACGCCGGCTGGGTGATACGAAGTCGCGCGACGTGGACGTGCGGCTGGTCTCGGCGACCAACAAGGACCTGGACGAGGAGATCCGCGACGGCAACTTCCGCCGCGACCTCTTCTATCGCATTGCGGTCGTCCCGATCCACCTGGTGCCGTTGCGTCAGCGGCGCGAGGAGATCCCGCTGCTCGTGCATCATTTCGTCGATCAGTACAACCGCAAGCTACGACTCGGCATCGAGGGCATCGATGCGGATGCGATGCGGCTCCTGCTCGCCTATCCGTGGCCGGGCAACGTGCGCGAGCTGGAGAACACGATCGAGCGGGCGATGGTGCTGGCGGAGGGGAAGCGCCTCGGAGAGGAAGACCTGCCGCCGCACGTGCGGATGCCCGTTTCCGCCATGGACTCACCTGAGCTGGGTGAGGACGAGCTGTCGGTGAAAAAGCATGGCGCCGCGCTGGAGCGGCGCCTGATCCAGAAGGCGCTGGAGCGTACCGGCGGCAATCGCACGCGTGCGGCGGACCTGCTCGAGCTGAGCTCGCGCGCGCTGCTGTACAAGATCCGCGAGTACGGGCTGGAATAGTCGCATCCCGCCATGGTCGCGCCCGATCGCGGGCGCGATCGTGGCGCCATGTCCAACGCACCATCCTCTTCGCGCCACTCCGGCTACACCCTCGTCGAGCTCCTCGCCGTGCTCACGGTGCTCGGCATTCTCCTCGCCATCGCGACACCAGCGGTACGCCGGACGATCGATCGGCACGCCGTGATCGCGGCGCGGAATGCGGTGGCGATGGAGCTGGCGCGTGCGCGGCTGCTCGCGCGCGCCCACGGTGGTGCCGTCCTCGTCCTCGACGCGGTTGCCGGTGCTGTCTCGATCCGGTCCTCTGACGGCGACACCCTCGCGTCGCCCGCTCAGGTGCTGGCCGTCTACGATGCACGCATCGACCTGGGCGGGGCCGACAGCGCAGCGGTGACGTACGACCGGCTCGGGATCGGCCGGATGGCGAGCCGCACGGTGCGCCTGGTGCGCCATGATGCCGATGCTCGTCTCACCATCTCCTCCTACGGCCGGGTGAGGTTGTGGTGACGCGCGCACCCCGCATTCGGCTGCGGCCGCTGCCAAGCGGTCACCGCTCCGGATTCGGCATCGTCGAGGTCATCGTCGCGCTCGTGGTCTTTGCGATCGGTGCCCTCGGAGCCGCCGCACTGACGGCGCATGCTGCACGCCTCGCGACGACCGCGCAGCGCCTCGAAGCTGCGACGTTGCAGGCGTCCATGCTGCTCGACTCGCTGATGCAGGATGCGGCGCCGGCGAGCGGTGGGAGAACCGACGCTGACGGCGAGTATCGCTGGGCGATCGTCGACGATACCACGAGCCGCAAGATCCGTATGGAGGTCGTGCCCGGTGGGGCGCGCGATACGGTCCGGCTGCACGCGCGGCGCCCGAACCTCCCGCCGATCCTGGGGGCATGGTGAGCACGCGTGGATCACGCGCGGGCATGACCCTCGTCGAATGCCTGCTGGCACTCCTCCTCGCGTCACTCGTCAGTGCAGCGGTGGTATCAGTGCTCGCGACGCAGAATCGGCTGCTACGATCGCTGACCGCGAGTGCAGCCGACGCCGAGGCGGTGCGGGTGACTGCGGGCGTCCTGCGCGAGGAGCTTCGCTGGATCGACCCTTCGCTTGACGTCCGCTCGATCGGCGGCGACTCCGTCGTGCTGCGGGTGTTCCGTGGCGGTGGTCGTGTGTGCGCGCTGGCCGGTGACGAGATCACGATCGACTACGAGGGCCTTCGACTGCCGGCGATCGACAAGGATTCGGTGCTGCTGCAGACAGGCGGTGCCGAGCGTGTGTACGCGATCCGCGCCGTCACCCCCACCACTTGCGGAGCGGCCCCGGCCGTTCGCGTGCGCATTGACTCGTCCGCGGCGCCCGGTGCCTACGCGCTCGTGTTCGAAAGCGGAATCTACTACGTGCGCGATCGGGCGTTCCGGTACCGGTCGGGCGACGCCGGTCGACAGCCGCTGACCGAGGAGCGGTTTGCCCCTGGCGCGCACACCATACAGCCGGCCGGAGACGGTTCTGCCGCACTGGCTCGTCTGCGCTGGCCGGGGGCGCGCTCGCCGACGATGCTGCGGGTTCCCTTCGTGAACGCACTGCCATGAACCGAGCGGGCACCGTGCTGGTCTTCGCGCTGCTGGCAGTGCTGGCTATGGAGCTGCTGGCCATGAGCGCGTTCGGCTTTGCTCGCATAGCCGGGCTGGGTGCGCTGCACGAGCAGGAGCATGCCGTGCTGGAGTCGGCTGTGCAGGATGCACTCGCGCGCGCGATCGTCGCCATCGATGCGCATGCTGCTGCACAGCACCCTGTCGGTACCACCTGGTCGATCGCCATAGACGCGTCCGCGGCGCAGTCGGCCCAGGTATCCGCAACAGCGGAACGTCTCTCGGCGAGGGTGCTGCGGGTCGGCGCGGAGGCGTCGAACGGCCGCGGCGCCCGGGTCGGAGCGGCCGCACTGCTGAGAATTCTGCCCGTGGCCGAAATCATGGCAGGATTCCCGGCCGTGATCACGACCGCTCTGCCACCGGGGCCCGTGGACCTCGTCGAGGGCACGGATACCACGCAGTGCGCCCCCGCTGCCGGCCTGCCTGTCGCCCTGCCTGCCTGGATCACCAGGGCGTGGGCAGACTCGCTGCCGTTCGGGAGCGCGGCGGGGATCAGCTGGGGCGACCTGGACGCACTCGCGGCGGGGCTCTCACCGGTAGCCGGGGATTCCGTGCGAGTCCTCTTGGTATCCGGTGACACGACGCTCGAGACCGAATTCCACGGAATACTCATCTCGCCGGGCGATGTGCGGCTGACTGCCTCCGCCAGCGTTCATGGCCTGGTCGTAGCGGGCGGCGTACTGGCGGTCGAGACCGGCGCACGCGTGCACGGTGCCGTCCGCGCGCTCGGCCTCCAGGACGAGGGCGGCACCTTCACGTATGACCCGTGTGCGATCGCGGATGCCCTCGCCTCGCCCCCGTTCCGCCGCGTGTATCGCCCGGGAGTGCGCTGGCGGGTTCCGGCGTTCTGACTGAAAAAGTTCGCGAACCTGCTAAAAAGTGCCCCGTCCATCCCCCTGCCGAGCTTGCAAGCCATTGTCCCGCAATACGGTTCCGGCTGGCATGGATCTCGACATCAGGGGCGCCGATCAGTGCCGTGACGCGGTGAATTGGCCTATCTTCAACGCCTGGCCATCCCGCCTTCCGCGGCCTGCTGAATATCCGATCAGGAGCCAAGGTGCCACGCTGCCGTGCACACGCCCGACGACCGGGCTTCTCGCTGCTGGAACTGCTCATCGTCATGGTGATCATCGGGATCGTCGTGATGATGGCGGCGCCGTCGATCAGCGGCGGGCTGCGGCAGACGCACGCACAGCAGGCATCTGCGACGATTGCGCAGGACCTGGAGCGCGGCCTGGCGATGGCAGCCCGCACGCACCGGCCGGTGGTCGTAGAGGTGAACACGGACAGCATGGTCTACCACCTGGTGGACCGGGTGACCGGCGACGTGTACGCGACACAGCACTTGGCGCCAGGTCGGTCCGAGTTCGGCCTGACTTCGATGACTGCGACCCCCACGAGTGTGCACCTGCTCCCGAACGGCACCGTGGGAGCGTCGTTCAGAATGGTAATCCAGGCCGGCGGCAGCCGAACCGAAATCGAGCTGACCCGAGCCGGACTCATCCGAGTGGAGGGGCTGTAATGCAGCATTCCACGCGCGACTCGGCATGCCGTCGCGATGGCTTCACGCTCGTCGAGGTGGTCGTTGCGATCGCGATCCTGGCGGCAGTGCTGGTGATGCTCGCCGGGATGACGTTCGCGACGGCACAGCGGGCGGTAGACCTGCAGTCTGCGGGTGCACGCCAGGCGCTCATGCTCCAGGAGATCAATCGACTGTCTGCGCTATCCCTGGCGGACCTGGACGCACAGGGGGGGTGCAGGACACTGGCGAGTGGCGCTGACGCCTTCACCTCGTGCGTAAGTGTGGCCGTTGCGAGTGCGCGCACGCGTCAGGTCATCGTGGTCCTGACGCCGGCCCGGGCTGGTGCGCGACCGGATACCGTGGGCTTTACGCGCACCGAGCCGTCGACGACGAACCCATTCAACTGCCCGGGGTGCTGATATGACGGTGCAGAGGAGTCAGGCGCGCCGCCGACCCGGCTTCACGCTGGTCGAAGTCCTGATTGCGGTCGTGCTGACCGCCGTGGTCGGTGCTGCAGTCACGAGCGTGTTCGTCAACCAGAGCGCGTTCTACGACACGCAGACGCAGATGACGGAAGCGCGTTCCGTGAGTCGAGCCGCGGTCAACATGCTGACGCGGGAGCTGCGCTCCGTTGATACCACTATCGGCATCGAGGGCGCGAGCCCGGATACGATCCGCGTGAAAATGCCCTTCGCGATGGGACTGGCCTGCGGCGTCGCGGCGAGCGGCCGACTGCACGTGTCCCTGTTCCCGGTCGATTCCGTGGTCCTGGCGAATGCGCGCCAGGCCATTACCAACACGTCCGGCAGTGGTGGTGGGTACGCGTGGCGCGACCCCGCGACGGGTGTATACGACGCGGAGTCGATCGGCGGCAACGGTGTAGCTGTCGTAGCAGCGTCGACCCGGTGCGTCACGGCTCAGGTGGCAACCACCTTTTCCGACATGAGCACGCGCGCCCGCATCGTGGAAGTGCAGGCGCCCAGCGGCTCGGTCCCCGACGCGGTTCCGGTAATGCTGTTCCTGAAAGTCGCATACTTCTTCGCGCCATCAGAGCTGGTCCCCGGTTCGCGCGGACTGTACCGCCAGGTGGCCGGCATGGCGCGGGAAGAACTGGCGGCACCTTTCGACGCATCCGCCCGGTTCCGCTTCTATCCGGTCGGGTCGGCCACCGCGCAGGACGCACCGCCGAGTCCGATTTCGAACCTGCGTGGCATCGAGCTGTCGTTCGTGGGACGGAGCGATCGGCCCGATGCGGACGGCACGCACCGCGAAACGCCGTTGACCACGGCAATCTTCTTCCGCAACCGGATCGACTAGGGGCAGATCATGATCATGAAGTCGAGGCGGGACGGATTTGCGATCCCCATGGCGATTCTGCTCATCGGCGTGATCACTGCCGGTGTCGTGGGTGCCTTCGCGCGCGTCGAGTCGGAAAGCTCGGTCGTGAACAGTCGCGATGCGCAGACCGTGGCCTACGCGCTGGCGGAAGCCGGCATGGGCGTGTACCTGGCGGACCGCGCCAACATGCCGTTCGGCCGCGACTTCACCCTGCCGGGTGGCACGGCTGAAGTGCGTGTCGACCTCATGCGGCCGGACGACGGCGTGAACGGGGCGTTGTATCTGTTGCGGTCTACTGGAATTACGACGTCCGGGGGCAACATCCCTTCGGCGCGTCACACGGTCACGCAGCTCGCCTGGCTCAAGCCGTACACCATCAACGTGCCAGCGGGCTGGACCAGCCTCAGCGGTATCCGCAAGGACGGCAACTCCGGGGAGATGTCCGGCTTCGACGAGTGTCTCGCAACCGGGCCGAAAGCCGGTGTCGCCGTCCCGGACAGCGGTTACTCCGGTCAGACCGGCCCGGTCATGGGTGACCCGCCCATCGATTACATGGGCAGCCAGGAGGACATGGCCGGCCAGATCAACATCGACTGGGAAGGCATCATCAACGAGGACGTGCTGCAGTTCGATATCAGGATTCCGCCAGGCGTATGGCCGAGTGCGGACAGCTTCGCCGCGCGTCCGGACTGGTGGCCGGTCGTGTATATCGACAACGAGAACGGCCCGGCCTTCGACCCGAGCGACATGAACGGGCGCGGCACGCTCATCATCCGTGGCGACATCAAGCTCGATGGTGGTGACCAGTGGGACGGGATCGTGATGGTCGGTGGAAGGCTGGAGGACAACGGCACGGGCGCGATCTCCGGTGCCGTCATCACGGGGCTGAACGTGAAGCTCGGCGAACCCGTGGAGCAATCATCGCGCGCACATGGCACCAAGACGTATCGCTACAATTCGTGCGAGCTGAGCAACGCGTTGCAGGCAATGTCGGTGCTCACGCCGATTCGCAACACCTGGTTCGACGGCTGGGCAGGGTACTGAGCCCGCATGCACGATTCACGTGCGAGCTCGTCCCGGATGGGCTGCCGATGCCTGATGGCAGCAGTGCAAAGAAGCTAACGGAAGTCTTGACATGCAGATGCGTGCGGCCTAACGTGCAGCACGCCTGACTCAAGGCCTCCCCTACTCGAAAACTGAACCGGTCCGTGTAATGGGACTCTTCGGCAAGAGCAAGCTCTCTGCCGGTCTCGACATTGGCAGCGGCTTCGTGAAGCTGGTCGTGGTCGACCACTCGAAGCCCGAGCCCGAGATCGTCCAGATAGCGACCAGTCCGCTGGTGCCCGACGCAATCGTCGAGGGCGAGATCATGGATCCCGTCCTCGTCGCAGAAAC
The sequence above is drawn from the Longimicrobiales bacterium genome and encodes:
- a CDS encoding prepilin-type N-terminal cleavage/methylation domain-containing protein, producing the protein MPRCRAHARRPGFSLLELLIVMVIIGIVVMMAAPSISGGLRQTHAQQASATIAQDLERGLAMAARTHRPVVVEVNTDSMVYHLVDRVTGDVYATQHLAPGRSEFGLTSMTATPTSVHLLPNGTVGASFRMVIQAGGSRTEIELTRAGLIRVEGL
- a CDS encoding ATP-binding protein, which translates into the protein MKHIPTLRRELISAFALVFASALGMALVGLIFLLPRFQTPRHALLFIIILLAADLVIFTLFGRWVLHRAVFGPIETVIDDVEAIAGGDHDRRLPRGRTQELARLSSAVNRMTERLVADQNELAANIRSLDETNRMLTEARDAMVHQEKMASVGRLGAGIAHEVGNPLGAIIGYLGLVHRRVDDQGKELVAAAEREARRIDRIVRSLLDFARPSETEMTEFGANDVVRETLELVSTQGRFENVQLEVDLAAALPAVSGNPHHLQQVLVNLLVNSIDALESTPDPVIVIRTEIRDARVTQRVPARRKDDPPGIDYSHRRRLFATRAPREDPYSATGRLVQITVSDNGPGIAQDVRDQIFEPFVTTKEPGKGTGLGLAVSARLIETMGGVLRTEEADAGGAQFVVLLPALTPEPARV
- a CDS encoding prepilin-type N-terminal cleavage/methylation domain-containing protein; translation: MTVQRSQARRRPGFTLVEVLIAVVLTAVVGAAVTSVFVNQSAFYDTQTQMTEARSVSRAAVNMLTRELRSVDTTIGIEGASPDTIRVKMPFAMGLACGVAASGRLHVSLFPVDSVVLANARQAITNTSGSGGGYAWRDPATGVYDAESIGGNGVAVVAASTRCVTAQVATTFSDMSTRARIVEVQAPSGSVPDAVPVMLFLKVAYFFAPSELVPGSRGLYRQVAGMAREELAAPFDASARFRFYPVGSATAQDAPPSPISNLRGIELSFVGRSDRPDADGTHRETPLTTAIFFRNRID
- a CDS encoding prepilin-type N-terminal cleavage/methylation domain-containing protein, translating into MHQRHGFTLIELLIVIVILGLLAAIATSFFWDAKDRALLKSMESDLRNLAAQQELYFPGALSYAANVVDLTDFQQSPGVVITINSANSLGWAAQATHPSYAGHTCGIIIGNAPAADGAPATVPGVITCD
- a CDS encoding prepilin-type N-terminal cleavage/methylation domain-containing protein; this encodes MTRAPRIRLRPLPSGHRSGFGIVEVIVALVVFAIGALGAAALTAHAARLATTAQRLEAATLQASMLLDSLMQDAAPASGGRTDADGEYRWAIVDDTTSRKIRMEVVPGGARDTVRLHARRPNLPPILGAW
- a CDS encoding sigma-54 dependent transcriptional regulator; protein product: MNVLIIDDEPGLRHTVSLILGEEGYEVATASDGEEGFAKAIENKPDIILCDVRMPRLNGLEFLDRYKAQDGQAMVIVMTAYGGMDLAIQAMKKGAYDYLPKPFSPDQIVLALKKAEERESLRQEVSRLREEVAIERRYREIIAKSPAMTQAIEVASKVARHPSPVMITGESGTGKELIARLIHTESDRASAAFVPVNCGAIPENLLESELFGYVRGAFTGAERDKQGLFEVASGGTLFLDEIGEMPATLQVKLLRVLQEGEVRRLGDTKSRDVDVRLVSATNKDLDEEIRDGNFRRDLFYRIAVVPIHLVPLRQRREEIPLLVHHFVDQYNRKLRLGIEGIDADAMRLLLAYPWPGNVRELENTIERAMVLAEGKRLGEEDLPPHVRMPVSAMDSPELGEDELSVKKHGAALERRLIQKALERTGGNRTRAADLLELSSRALLYKIREYGLE
- a CDS encoding prepilin-type N-terminal cleavage/methylation domain-containing protein, which encodes MVAPDRGRDRGAMSNAPSSSRHSGYTLVELLAVLTVLGILLAIATPAVRRTIDRHAVIAARNAVAMELARARLLARAHGGAVLVLDAVAGAVSIRSSDGDTLASPAQVLAVYDARIDLGGADSAAVTYDRLGIGRMASRTVRLVRHDADARLTISSYGRVRLW
- a CDS encoding prepilin-type N-terminal cleavage/methylation domain-containing protein — encoded protein: MQHSTRDSACRRDGFTLVEVVVAIAILAAVLVMLAGMTFATAQRAVDLQSAGARQALMLQEINRLSALSLADLDAQGGCRTLASGADAFTSCVSVAVASARTRQVIVVLTPARAGARPDTVGFTRTEPSTTNPFNCPGC